From a single Synergistaceae bacterium genomic region:
- a CDS encoding flagellar protein FlaG, with protein MTPAFAIPSIEVVGWARKNYLEPSYPDKRYDEQKSFSELRARGRHARGDGTLQRALDSYRDHAAYSSRFLQFNIVEEAGLVQVIVKEKNDEEKIIRKIPPDEIVRLIERQNEMIGFLLDLVA; from the coding sequence ATGACCCCGGCTTTCGCTATTCCATCGATTGAAGTAGTCGGCTGGGCCAGAAAAAACTACCTCGAACCCTCGTACCCCGACAAACGCTACGACGAGCAGAAGTCCTTCTCCGAGCTACGGGCCCGAGGCAGACATGCCCGAGGGGACGGGACTCTTCAGCGTGCGCTTGACTCATACCGGGATCACGCGGCCTACAGCAGCCGTTTTCTTCAGTTCAACATCGTCGAGGAGGCAGGCCTCGTCCAGGTGATAGTGAAGGAGAAAAACGACGAGGAGAAGATCATCCGAAAGATACCGCCGGACGAGATAGTTCGCCTCATCGAGCGCCAGAACGAGATGATAGGCTTCCTGCTCGACCTGGTGGCCTAG
- a CDS encoding adenosylcobalamin-dependent ribonucleoside-diphosphate reductase produces MWLLDQRYFARRFDADVQEIRKERTFTEFARRVSRTVACAESRYLDGGEESLEWLRRLELNIFDDIRSRRFLFNSPCLFAAGAGQTVDPQLSDKLYCDPDRLSFEDYSLLHSSRTRGQQLFACFVIEVPDSIDGIFDSVKDAAVISKFGGGVGANFGHLRERGSVINGGIGGQASGPVSFMETWNTMGAVVVQGGRRRAALMGMLFDDHPDIFDFIDAKVDDGRLPYFNISVCVSDALMRSAGTGEPFELVSRRSGKPVRTVDGVELWNKLCESAWRRGDPGIFFIDRANADNLLKLDDTWKIESTNPCGEQPLPNYTSCNLGSVNVEAFVARREDGSSYFDFKGFADQVFRSIYYLDLVIDACSYPLDRIGERTERIRPVGLGIMGLADAAIMLGMRYGSERFNVFCKTLADTMGAAALCATTDIVGEMGKEPFPESHLVEKLFLKFAHEQGEQLFPESWFDSVDRETMESLVRKLRSSPTVPYTLANSFESFFNAVGLGNEQERLALAARVFRAFASGRMRNSRRLSIAPTGSISMLIDTSAGIEPNFAWSWSRRIAKVDGEGQETREFHHKLLSQQQVAELHESDSLSDPVFVTAYDITPDEHIDVTGVFAGIVDSGISKTVNLPQEATVAQVRAIYQRCHDLGAKGITIYRDGSRSLQPIETVKKPEKAEVPEEKRPPMSSRVKERPGLVVFGKTIKETTPWGSIYVTLNFDGDEPFEVFATIGKSGSELKAMTEALSRAISIGLRSGGKLEDFIATLKGLSGKEYWLFEFDDQHVTRSIPDAIAVLLERLIGRGGDTQGGAAVCPECKAPLEMISGCEYCFSCGYTPCK; encoded by the coding sequence ATGTGGCTTCTCGACCAGCGCTATTTCGCCCGCCGTTTCGATGCGGACGTACAGGAGATCCGGAAGGAGAGGACTTTCACGGAGTTCGCCCGCAGGGTGTCGCGCACGGTGGCCTGCGCCGAGTCCCGGTATCTCGACGGCGGGGAGGAGTCCCTGGAGTGGCTGAGGCGGCTCGAGCTGAATATATTCGACGACATACGGAGCAGGCGCTTTCTGTTCAACTCCCCCTGCCTGTTCGCGGCGGGCGCGGGTCAGACGGTCGACCCGCAACTCTCGGACAAGCTCTACTGCGACCCCGACAGGCTGTCGTTCGAGGACTACTCGCTGCTGCACAGCTCAAGGACGAGGGGGCAGCAGCTCTTCGCCTGTTTCGTCATAGAGGTCCCGGACAGCATAGACGGCATCTTCGACTCGGTGAAGGACGCGGCCGTGATAAGCAAGTTCGGCGGCGGCGTGGGGGCCAACTTCGGGCACCTGCGGGAGAGGGGATCCGTGATCAACGGCGGCATCGGCGGACAGGCCAGCGGGCCCGTGTCGTTCATGGAGACGTGGAATACCATGGGGGCCGTGGTGGTGCAGGGCGGCCGCAGGAGGGCGGCGCTCATGGGGATGCTGTTCGACGACCATCCTGACATCTTCGACTTCATAGACGCGAAGGTAGACGACGGAAGGCTGCCCTATTTCAACATCTCCGTCTGCGTATCGGACGCGCTCATGCGTTCTGCAGGGACGGGAGAGCCTTTCGAGCTGGTCTCGCGGAGGAGCGGCAAGCCGGTCCGGACTGTCGACGGGGTCGAGCTGTGGAACAAGCTGTGCGAGAGCGCCTGGAGGCGCGGCGACCCCGGAATCTTCTTCATCGACCGAGCAAACGCCGACAACCTGCTTAAGCTGGACGACACCTGGAAGATCGAGTCCACTAATCCTTGCGGTGAACAGCCGCTGCCGAACTATACGAGCTGCAATCTTGGTTCGGTTAACGTGGAGGCGTTCGTGGCCCGCAGGGAGGACGGGAGCTCGTACTTCGACTTCAAGGGGTTCGCCGACCAGGTCTTCCGGTCGATCTACTACCTCGACCTGGTGATAGACGCATGCTCCTACCCGCTGGACCGGATAGGGGAGCGCACGGAACGGATCAGGCCGGTCGGGCTGGGGATCATGGGCCTGGCGGACGCGGCAATAATGCTGGGGATGAGGTACGGCTCGGAGCGATTCAATGTCTTCTGCAAGACGCTCGCCGACACGATGGGAGCGGCTGCCCTCTGCGCCACCACCGACATAGTGGGCGAGATGGGGAAGGAGCCCTTCCCGGAGTCGCACCTGGTGGAGAAGCTCTTCCTCAAGTTCGCGCACGAGCAGGGTGAGCAGCTCTTCCCCGAGTCGTGGTTCGACTCGGTAGATCGAGAGACGATGGAGTCGCTGGTGAGAAAGCTTCGCTCATCTCCCACGGTGCCCTACACGCTGGCCAACTCTTTCGAGTCCTTCTTCAACGCGGTCGGTCTGGGAAACGAGCAGGAGAGACTGGCCCTTGCAGCGAGGGTGTTCCGGGCGTTCGCAAGCGGCAGGATGCGCAACAGCAGGCGGCTCTCCATAGCGCCGACCGGGTCCATCTCGATGCTGATAGACACAAGCGCCGGAATCGAGCCGAACTTCGCCTGGAGCTGGAGCCGTCGCATAGCCAAGGTGGATGGAGAGGGGCAGGAGACCAGGGAGTTTCATCACAAGCTGCTGTCGCAGCAGCAGGTGGCGGAGCTGCATGAAAGCGACTCTCTCTCCGACCCGGTGTTCGTGACGGCGTACGACATAACCCCCGACGAGCATATCGACGTCACGGGGGTCTTCGCGGGCATAGTGGACAGCGGCATAAGCAAGACGGTCAACCTGCCGCAGGAGGCGACTGTTGCCCAGGTCAGGGCGATCTACCAGCGATGCCACGACTTGGGGGCGAAGGGTATAACGATATACCGGGACGGGTCCCGCTCGCTTCAGCCGATCGAGACGGTGAAGAAGCCGGAGAAGGCGGAGGTCCCCGAGGAGAAGCGGCCGCCCATGTCCAGCCGTGTCAAGGAGCGGCCCGGGCTGGTGGTCTTCGGCAAGACCATCAAGGAGACCACGCCGTGGGGGAGCATCTACGTCACCCTGAACTTCGACGGGGACGAGCCGTTCGAGGTCTTCGCCACGATAGGCAAGAGCGGCTCGGAGCTGAAGGCGATGACTGAGGCCCTGTCCAGAGCGATCTCCATCGGCCTGCGCAGCGGCGGAAAGCTGGAGGACTTCATAGCGACCCTGAAGGGGCTGTCCGGCAAGGAGTACTGGCTGTTCGAGTTCGACGACCAGCACGTGACCCGCTCCATCCCGGACGCGATAGCAGTGCTGCTGGAGAGGCTGATAGGCAGGGGAGGCGATACGCAGGGCGGCGCGGCGGTATGCCCGGAGTGCAAGGCGCCCCTTGAGATGATCTCGGGGTGCGAGTACTGCTTCAGCTGCGGCTACACCCCCTGTAAATAA
- the aroA gene encoding 3-phosphoshikimate 1-carboxyvinyltransferase: MKRIEPAKRIHGRLSLPGDKSISHRAALLGAVCPEGITVRNFSDGADCSATLSCLEQAGASVRLGGGALSVSAPAGLTSPGGALDAGNSGTTARTLCGLIAGLPGVKARITGDDSLSKRPMMRVVSPLRAMGASIGGPSDGLRLPVEIRGERLKGTSHVMETASAQVKTAILLAGLGADEPVTVIEPLPTRDHTERMLAHMGAALYLDGGAITISPSRPLKGGEWTIPGDFSSAAFWIVAAAILPDSCVSLPGTGLNPTRTGLLSVLERMGLACTVEQEGLKGGEPAGTITVHSSRLRATEIEPSEIPLMIDELPVLAVAATQAEGTTELHGAMELRFKECDRIVAMVRGLSALGADITELEDGWRITGPVKLKGGRVSSMGDHRVAMALAVAGLAADSPVEIMDHQCVDISYPGFFKTLDMLAGRRN, translated from the coding sequence ATGAAGCGCATTGAACCGGCGAAGAGGATCCACGGCAGGCTCTCCCTGCCCGGGGACAAGTCCATCTCCCATAGGGCGGCCCTTCTCGGGGCCGTGTGCCCGGAGGGGATCACCGTGCGCAACTTCTCCGACGGAGCGGACTGTTCGGCCACGCTGAGCTGCCTTGAGCAGGCCGGAGCTTCCGTCAGGCTTGGAGGCGGCGCCCTCTCCGTGTCGGCCCCCGCGGGACTGACCTCCCCGGGAGGGGCGTTGGACGCGGGCAACTCCGGCACCACGGCACGCACCCTATGCGGGCTGATCGCGGGCCTTCCCGGCGTCAAGGCGCGCATAACGGGCGATGACAGCCTTTCGAAGCGGCCGATGATGCGAGTGGTCAGCCCGCTGCGCGCCATGGGGGCGAGCATCGGCGGGCCGTCGGACGGACTGCGCCTCCCGGTCGAGATCCGGGGCGAGAGACTGAAGGGGACCTCTCACGTCATGGAGACCGCGAGCGCGCAGGTAAAGACCGCGATACTGCTGGCCGGCCTGGGCGCCGACGAGCCGGTCACAGTCATAGAACCGCTGCCCACCCGGGACCACACGGAGCGCATGCTGGCCCACATGGGGGCGGCGCTCTACCTTGACGGCGGCGCGATAACGATCTCCCCGTCGAGGCCGTTGAAGGGCGGCGAGTGGACCATACCCGGCGACTTCTCCTCGGCGGCCTTCTGGATAGTGGCCGCCGCCATCCTCCCGGACTCGTGCGTCTCGCTGCCGGGCACCGGGCTGAACCCGACTCGCACAGGACTTCTCAGTGTGCTCGAGCGAATGGGGCTGGCCTGCACTGTCGAGCAGGAGGGGCTTAAGGGAGGAGAGCCGGCGGGCACGATAACAGTCCACTCCAGCAGGCTGCGAGCGACGGAGATAGAGCCGTCGGAGATACCCCTGATGATAGACGAGCTCCCCGTTCTGGCCGTGGCAGCGACTCAGGCGGAGGGGACGACGGAGCTTCACGGCGCCATGGAGCTTCGCTTCAAGGAGTGCGACCGCATAGTGGCCATGGTGCGCGGACTGTCGGCCCTCGGCGCGGACATAACAGAGCTGGAGGACGGCTGGAGGATAACAGGGCCCGTGAAACTCAAGGGCGGACGAGTCTCCAGCATGGGAGACCACCGGGTCGCCATGGCCCTGGCTGTGGCCGGACTGGCGGCGGATTCTCCCGTCGAGATAATGGATCACCAGTGCGTGGACATCTCCTACCCCGGCTTCTTCAAGACTCTCGACATGCTAGCCGGGAGGAGGAACTGA
- the aroC gene encoding chorismate synthase, which yields MSLRFLTSGESHGRGLLVVVDGLPAGLPVSPEHLELALARRRRGFGRGGRASVERDETVVWGGLRDGRTTGGPVGISIANTERELWDEAMNPWAINAEAARTRAVTAPRPGHADLPGGVKFGHDDMRDVLERASARSTAPRTVAGVLAARMLEELGVSVRGAVESVGGVKARMPERSEDWARASMSELGAAFAEDEEAMRERIVRADTEGDSLGGVFVVSVAGLPPGVGSFTEWDRRLDGLLGQALLSIPGIKGIEFGLGFDAADLPGSEVHDPIVVDGGRWTRPTNRSGGIEGGMSNGGEIIIRAAMKPIPTMKRGLPSYDLVSRSPCEGHVERSDVCAVPSACVVGEAMAAWTVACAVVEQFGGDRMDDLAQRFMLYRRRAEGWNLRA from the coding sequence ATGAGCCTTCGCTTTTTGACAAGCGGTGAATCGCACGGCAGGGGGCTCCTGGTGGTGGTGGACGGGCTGCCCGCCGGCCTGCCGGTGTCGCCCGAGCACCTTGAACTGGCGCTGGCGCGAAGGAGGCGCGGATTCGGCAGGGGAGGAAGGGCTTCTGTCGAGCGAGACGAGACGGTGGTCTGGGGAGGGCTTCGGGACGGTCGCACCACAGGCGGCCCTGTGGGCATCTCGATAGCCAACACGGAGCGAGAGCTGTGGGACGAGGCGATGAACCCTTGGGCGATCAACGCGGAGGCGGCCCGCACGAGGGCAGTCACCGCGCCGCGCCCGGGGCACGCGGACCTGCCCGGGGGGGTGAAGTTCGGCCACGACGACATGAGGGATGTGTTGGAGCGAGCCAGCGCCAGGTCCACCGCGCCCCGCACGGTCGCCGGGGTGCTGGCCGCTCGGATGCTGGAGGAGCTGGGCGTCTCCGTGCGGGGCGCGGTCGAGTCCGTAGGGGGAGTCAAGGCACGAATGCCGGAGAGATCGGAGGATTGGGCACGGGCGTCGATGTCCGAGCTCGGAGCGGCCTTCGCGGAGGACGAGGAAGCCATGAGGGAGAGGATCGTCCGGGCCGATACGGAGGGAGACAGTTTGGGAGGAGTTTTCGTCGTGTCGGTAGCCGGGCTCCCCCCCGGAGTGGGCAGCTTCACCGAGTGGGACAGGAGGCTGGACGGGCTGCTTGGACAGGCGCTGCTCTCCATACCCGGGATAAAGGGGATCGAGTTCGGGCTCGGGTTCGATGCTGCGGATCTGCCGGGCAGCGAGGTTCACGACCCGATAGTCGTGGACGGAGGCCGGTGGACCAGGCCCACGAACAGGTCAGGAGGGATCGAAGGCGGTATGAGCAACGGAGGCGAGATAATAATCCGCGCGGCCATGAAGCCCATCCCGACGATGAAGAGGGGGCTTCCCTCCTACGACCTGGTCTCCCGCTCGCCCTGCGAGGGTCACGTGGAGAGAAGCGACGTCTGCGCGGTCCCGTCGGCATGCGTGGTGGGAGAAGCGATGGCTGCATGGACCGTGGCGTGCGCCGTGGTCGAGCAGTTCGGCGGCGACAGGATGGACGACCTGGCGCAGAGGTTCATGCTCTACAGGCGTAGGGCGGAGGGGTGGAACCTCCGTGCGTAG
- a CDS encoding shikimate kinase produces MRSRVVCLGGFMCSGKSSVGRELSLRLGHEFLDTDEMVEARAGLSVAEIFARLGEPEFRLMEREAVLEALDGSGRVVSLGGGALLDEGSRSAVLARSFLVMLDVRPETVLKRAWSAGRRARPLLDGGVRALMESRAEAYSSCHMRVATDDLAVEAVADAVMKGLPLLEAGV; encoded by the coding sequence GTGCGTAGCCGCGTCGTCTGCCTCGGAGGCTTCATGTGTTCGGGCAAGAGCAGCGTGGGGCGCGAACTGTCCCTCAGGCTGGGGCACGAGTTCCTGGACACGGACGAAATGGTGGAGGCAAGGGCCGGTCTGTCGGTCGCGGAGATCTTCGCCCGTCTAGGGGAGCCGGAGTTCCGACTCATGGAGCGGGAGGCCGTGCTGGAGGCGCTCGACGGGAGCGGTCGCGTGGTGTCCCTCGGAGGCGGGGCGCTGCTGGACGAGGGATCCCGGTCGGCGGTGCTCGCGAGGTCGTTCCTGGTGATGCTGGACGTCCGGCCGGAGACGGTGCTGAAACGGGCCTGGTCTGCCGGGCGAAGAGCGCGCCCCCTGCTGGACGGAGGGGTGCGCGCCCTCATGGAGAGCCGTGCAGAGGCCTACTCGTCATGCCATATGAGGGTCGCCACGGACGACCTTGCGGTCGAGGCCGTGGCGGACGCAGTAATGAAGGGCCTGCCCCTCCTAGAAGCAGGGGTATGA
- the pheA gene encoding prephenate dehydratase translates to MSSEELRECRERIDEIDLEIASLLSRRVKVAFEAGIAKKGGQVYDPAREGEVIERVAAAAEGVDRRAVEHIYREILSACRAVQRRPRVAFLGPEGSFSHEGALASFGSEMMPVYCTSFVDVFAEVEKGKADWGVVPAENSLEGTVLPTMDAFASLQGTELSIQRELSISIDHNLASGENRLEDILEVFSHPQALGQCREWLRANLPSAIQIPAASTSAAAALAVGSRGRAAVCSELAAGNNELNVLARKIQDRGRNTTRFWTVGFGNPGMGERNKTSILFNVSHTPGSLFRAMEPIYTNGLNLTHIQSRPLSGSPFEYYFFIDIEGHVEEPHVRNALDEMRERASFIRLLGSYPCF, encoded by the coding sequence ATGTCCTCTGAAGAGCTCCGGGAGTGCAGGGAGAGAATAGACGAGATCGATTTGGAGATAGCATCGTTGCTGTCGCGCAGGGTCAAGGTGGCTTTCGAGGCGGGGATCGCCAAGAAGGGGGGCCAGGTGTACGACCCGGCGAGGGAGGGCGAGGTCATAGAGAGGGTGGCCGCCGCCGCGGAGGGGGTCGACAGGAGGGCGGTCGAGCATATATACAGGGAAATACTGTCGGCCTGCCGAGCGGTGCAGCGCAGGCCGAGGGTCGCCTTCCTCGGGCCGGAGGGGTCGTTCTCCCACGAGGGGGCGTTGGCGTCGTTCGGCTCGGAGATGATGCCCGTGTACTGCACGTCGTTCGTGGACGTGTTCGCGGAGGTGGAGAAGGGGAAAGCGGACTGGGGGGTCGTCCCGGCGGAGAACTCCCTGGAGGGGACGGTGCTTCCTACGATGGACGCCTTCGCCTCGCTGCAGGGAACGGAGCTCTCCATCCAGAGGGAGCTGTCGATATCCATAGACCACAACCTGGCCTCCGGCGAGAATCGCCTGGAGGACATTCTCGAGGTATTCTCCCACCCGCAGGCCCTGGGGCAGTGCAGGGAGTGGCTGAGGGCGAACCTGCCGTCGGCGATTCAGATACCAGCGGCGAGCACTAGCGCCGCGGCCGCCCTGGCGGTGGGAAGCCGAGGGCGTGCCGCTGTCTGCAGCGAGCTGGCGGCCGGCAACAACGAGCTGAACGTGCTTGCCCGCAAGATACAGGATCGGGGGCGGAACACCACTCGCTTCTGGACGGTCGGATTCGGGAACCCCGGAATGGGGGAGAGGAACAAGACCTCGATACTCTTCAACGTAAGTCACACGCCCGGAAGCCTGTTCAGAGCGATGGAGCCTATATACACAAACGGGCTGAACCTGACCCACATCCAGTCCCGGCCCCTGTCGGGAAGCCCGTTCGAGTACTACTTCTTCATCGATATCGAGGGGCACGTCGAGGAGCCGCACGTCAGGAATGCGCTGGACGAGATGAGGGAGCGGGCCTCCTTCATACGCCTGCTGGGCTCATACCCCTGCTTCTAG
- the ilvN gene encoding acetolactate synthase small subunit, which produces MERTIGVVAENRPGVLSRLSGLMERRGFQVRDVSAGVTQQPGRSRFTFVIAGDDKRASQAVRQLRKMVETVDAFELSPAFCVERRMMLMKFDLPFEGRPALFDSLRGYSHSIAGEQGDTLIVEVTGTGEQLDGCLEAARGHGLTEAVQSGPLAMDARSGATAF; this is translated from the coding sequence ATGGAGCGGACGATAGGAGTAGTGGCGGAGAACAGGCCGGGAGTGCTGTCGAGGCTGTCGGGGCTGATGGAGCGAAGGGGCTTCCAGGTGAGGGACGTGTCGGCGGGGGTGACGCAGCAGCCGGGGCGCTCGCGCTTCACCTTCGTGATCGCCGGGGACGATAAGAGGGCGTCGCAGGCTGTGCGCCAGCTTCGCAAGATGGTGGAGACGGTCGACGCGTTCGAGCTTAGCCCGGCCTTCTGCGTGGAGAGGCGGATGATGCTGATGAAGTTCGACCTGCCCTTCGAGGGACGGCCGGCGCTGTTCGACTCGCTGCGGGGTTATTCGCACTCGATCGCGGGTGAGCAGGGGGACACTCTCATAGTCGAGGTCACCGGCACGGGCGAGCAGCTTGACGGTTGCCTGGAGGCGGCCAGGGGTCACGGGCTGACGGAGGCCGTGCAGAGCGGCCCGTTGGCGATGGACGCGCGCTCCGGCGCGACGGCGTTTTAA
- the ilvC gene encoding ketol-acid reductoisomerase, which yields MAKVLYDRDADMGLLKGRTVAVLGYGSQGHAHAQNLRDSGVTVLIGLQEGSRSRATAESDGFKVFSVAEAVKQADVVMFLMPDHVQGNVYREHVAPNLKRGAALAFAHGFSVHFNQVTPREDNDVFMVAPKGPGHLVRRMYAEGRGVPCLLAVHQDASGSARDLGLAYACAIGGGRAGVLSTTFREETETDLFGEQAVLCGGITELIKAGFDTLVEAGYQPEIAYFECLNEMKLIVDLMYEGGIGWMRYSVSDTAKYGDLVAGKKVVDNRVRETMKELLESVQDGSFAKDWMLENQCGRPRMRKWMERERAHPIEEVGRELRAMMPWMDAKSAPEG from the coding sequence ATGGCGAAGGTTCTTTACGACAGAGATGCGGATATGGGGTTGCTGAAGGGTAGGACGGTGGCGGTGCTAGGCTACGGCAGCCAGGGACACGCGCATGCGCAGAATTTGCGCGACAGCGGGGTCACGGTGCTGATCGGTCTGCAGGAGGGCAGCAGATCGAGGGCGACGGCAGAGTCGGACGGCTTCAAGGTCTTCTCGGTCGCCGAGGCCGTCAAGCAGGCGGACGTAGTGATGTTCCTTATGCCGGACCACGTCCAGGGGAACGTCTACAGGGAGCACGTGGCCCCCAACCTCAAGAGGGGCGCGGCGCTGGCCTTCGCACACGGCTTCTCCGTCCACTTCAACCAGGTGACCCCGAGGGAGGACAACGACGTCTTCATGGTGGCGCCCAAGGGGCCGGGGCACCTGGTCCGCAGGATGTACGCCGAGGGCAGGGGCGTGCCGTGCCTCCTGGCGGTGCATCAGGACGCGTCGGGCAGCGCGCGGGATCTGGGGCTGGCGTACGCGTGCGCGATAGGCGGCGGCCGGGCGGGGGTTCTATCCACCACCTTCAGGGAGGAGACGGAGACCGACCTGTTCGGAGAGCAGGCTGTCCTCTGCGGGGGGATAACCGAGCTGATCAAGGCCGGGTTCGATACCCTGGTGGAGGCCGGCTACCAGCCGGAGATCGCCTATTTCGAGTGCCTGAACGAGATGAAGCTGATCGTCGACCTGATGTACGAGGGAGGCATAGGATGGATGCGCTACTCGGTCAGCGACACGGCGAAGTACGGCGACCTCGTGGCGGGAAAAAAGGTCGTCGACAACAGGGTTCGCGAGACCATGAAGGAGCTGCTGGAGAGCGTGCAGGACGGTTCGTTCGCCAAGGACTGGATGCTTGAGAACCAGTGCGGCAGGCCGCGCATGAGAAAATGGATGGAGCGAGAGAGGGCCCACCCGATAGAGGAGGTCGGCAGAGAGCTGCGAGCGATGATGCCTTGGATGGACGCCAAGTCCGCGCCCGAGGGATAG
- the ilvB gene encoding biosynthetic-type acetolactate synthase large subunit, translating into MMMNGAKMVVEALQKEGVKCVFGIPGGSVIPLYDALYDAAFPHILVRHEQAAAHAADGYARVSGRPGVCVCTSGPGFTNILTGLATAFLDSVPMVAIAGQVSTSLIGGDAFQEVDSFGASLPTVKHSILVRSAEEIPSAIKGAFELALSGRPGPVLVELPVDTQRAEGEFAWPEEELFSGHHLKQAEDLSRLGDAARLLRGAQRPVILAGGGVITSGAAGRLLLLAERGDLPVAVTLMGKGAFPDDHPLALGMAGMHGTPAANTALAEADVVLAVGARFSDRTTGKVADFASGASVIHVDIDHAEIDKIVNCDVALLGDAARVLRALADSLPEMEHGEWTGRLRELAEEMPLNNPEEGFSPASVFEAVRRRVDERTVAVTDVGQNQMWAALHWRAGGPRTFLSSGGLGTMGFSLPAAIGASFAAGEAPTVCFAGDGGFLMTCQELETCARYRLPVKVILLNNGCLGMVRQWQELFWDERYSATTQAPVCDFAAISSAFGVPARSCDDLGGLERALDFAFDVQGPALVECRIPQNELVMPMVPAGTALKDFMYRVRA; encoded by the coding sequence ATGATGATGAACGGAGCGAAGATGGTCGTCGAGGCACTCCAGAAGGAGGGTGTCAAGTGCGTGTTCGGCATACCGGGAGGGTCGGTGATCCCCCTGTACGACGCCCTCTACGACGCGGCCTTCCCCCACATCCTGGTGCGGCACGAGCAGGCGGCGGCTCACGCCGCGGATGGATATGCCAGGGTATCCGGCAGGCCGGGGGTGTGCGTCTGCACCTCCGGGCCGGGCTTCACGAACATACTCACGGGATTGGCCACGGCATTTCTTGACTCGGTGCCAATGGTCGCTATCGCGGGGCAGGTGTCCACGTCGCTCATCGGGGGGGACGCCTTCCAGGAGGTGGACTCCTTCGGCGCGAGCCTGCCGACCGTGAAGCACAGCATACTGGTCCGCTCTGCGGAGGAGATCCCGAGCGCGATCAAGGGGGCGTTCGAGCTGGCTCTCTCCGGCAGGCCAGGGCCGGTGCTGGTGGAGCTGCCGGTGGACACACAGAGGGCCGAGGGCGAGTTCGCCTGGCCGGAGGAGGAGCTCTTCTCGGGGCACCACCTGAAGCAGGCAGAGGACCTGTCGCGACTGGGCGATGCTGCGAGGCTCCTGAGGGGCGCGCAACGCCCCGTGATACTGGCGGGCGGCGGGGTGATAACCTCGGGCGCGGCGGGGCGGCTTCTGCTGCTGGCCGAGCGGGGGGACCTTCCGGTGGCGGTCACTCTGATGGGCAAGGGCGCCTTTCCCGACGATCACCCGCTGGCCCTGGGGATGGCCGGGATGCACGGGACGCCCGCGGCCAACACCGCTCTGGCGGAGGCGGACGTCGTGCTGGCGGTAGGCGCGAGGTTCAGCGACAGGACGACCGGCAAGGTTGCCGACTTCGCAAGCGGGGCCTCCGTCATCCACGTCGACATAGACCATGCGGAGATAGACAAGATCGTTAACTGCGACGTCGCCCTGCTTGGGGATGCGGCCAGGGTGCTGCGGGCCCTCGCGGACTCCCTGCCGGAGATGGAGCACGGAGAGTGGACCGGCCGTCTGAGGGAACTGGCCGAGGAGATGCCCCTGAACAACCCGGAGGAGGGCTTCTCACCCGCGTCGGTCTTCGAGGCGGTGAGGCGTCGAGTGGACGAGCGGACGGTAGCCGTCACCGACGTCGGGCAGAACCAGATGTGGGCCGCGCTCCACTGGAGGGCGGGCGGGCCGAGGACCTTCCTCAGCTCCGGCGGCCTGGGGACGATGGGCTTCTCTCTCCCCGCCGCGATAGGGGCCTCGTTCGCTGCGGGAGAGGCGCCGACAGTATGCTTCGCTGGCGACGGAGGCTTCCTGATGACCTGCCAGGAGCTTGAGACCTGCGCCCGCTACAGGCTGCCCGTCAAGGTCATCCTGCTGAACAACGGCTGCCTGGGGATGGTGCGACAGTGGCAGGAGCTCTTCTGGGACGAGCGTTACTCGGCGACCACCCAGGCCCCAGTCTGCGACTTTGCCGCCATCTCCTCGGCCTTCGGAGTCCCGGCCCGTTCATGCGACGATCTCGGCGGGCTGGAGAGAGCGCTGGACTTCGCCTTCGACGTGCAGGGCCCGGCCTTGGTCGAGTGCCGCATCCCGCAGAATGAGCTCGTAATGCCGATGGTCCCGGCGGGAACGGCACTGAAGGATTTCATGTACAGGGTGAGGGCGTAA